A single Bicyclus anynana chromosome 19, ilBicAnyn1.1, whole genome shotgun sequence DNA region contains:
- the LOC112044589 gene encoding calexcitin-2-like, producing MISEFRRMKYLYLFHAFFDTNSSGTIDKGDFEVAIKNIAKLRGWKPDDDKYKETEKALMNIWDSLEKTADANKDGQISIEEWFAMWEEFAKNPSEPFEWQTLYCKFIFDLEDAGSDGIIDSEEFSTVHECFGLLKEDSEAAFAFMTRGKKSITWEEFQDLWKQYFVSESPMDPGNFIFGSATY from the coding sequence ATGATATCCGAGTTCCGAAGAATGAAATATTTGTATCTCTTTCACGCATTTTTCGACACAAACTCAAGTGGTACTATAGACAAAGGGGATTTTGAAGTggcaattaaaaatatagcaaaattAAGAGGATGGAAGCCCGATGATGATAAATACAAAGAAACAGAAAAGGCTTTGATGAACATTTGGGACTCTTTAGAAAAAACGGCTGACGCTAACAAGGATGGACAAATATCTATAGAAGAATGGTTTGCAATGTGGGAAGAATTTGCTAAAAATCCTTCAGAACCCTTCGAGTGGCAGACTCTGTATTGCAAATTCATCTTCGATCTTGAAGACGCAGGCAGTGATGGTATCATAGATAGTGAAGAGTTCTCGACAGTTCACGAATGTTTTGGACTTCTAAAAGAAGATAGTGAAGCTGCGTTTGCATTTATGACCAGAGGAAAGAAAAGTATTACTTGGGAGGAGTTTCAAGATCTGTGGAAACAGTATTTCGTTTCTGAAAGTCCGATGGATCCtggcaattttatttttggttcagctacttattaa